The Brachionichthys hirsutus isolate HB-005 chromosome 1, CSIRO-AGI_Bhir_v1, whole genome shotgun sequence genome has a window encoding:
- the secisbp2l gene encoding selenocysteine insertion sequence-binding protein 2-like, protein MDASDNKDVKLSAEVEPFIPQKKGVEGSLVSMSLSGEAGGGGGMGGVNGGVETTPIPSYLITCYPFVQENQPNRQHPVYNGGELRWQQPNPSPGGSYLAYPILSSPQPPVSNDYAYYQIMPTPCPSVMGFYQPFPGTYAGPVQTGVVSPASADVGERPLPVCPAYVMASQRGRGMVRPHVVSEVQQFGLCQPPRARRPPTRSVAVQKEVCAYGPDGRTKTVMLIDAAQQTDFPGAVSGRAAAERSSPLLWKNRTKRRRASHPGELCNEQGTCEADIDSDSGYCSPKHNQATAGTQRPAECTAAPTGVEAGVMTAGTWVNVASQATPSWGDRNSQVHRADQRTPEQRAFSQDFHGGYSGRVPPIQSEPKPQPAVAAPEPLYFEDEDEFPDLVTGGAAQRNIKPESTQGQTNTQAKLSKSLLDNLPENSPINIVQTPIPITTSVPKRAKSQRKKALAAAVATAQEYSEISMVQKKLQETITKAAGKKSKTLVEMDLGDMLAAFEKHQQAMKARQLTNTKPLSFAVGTAPIHYPGSNIPSMFKGHQSCPAQHNSLDSTAPRIKRGKEREIPKVKRPTALKKIILKEREGKKGKASAEQESSGQEETEDESLHITDDLAREPASQEDNGLSVPSDASLSPASQNSPYSITPVSQGSPASSGIGSPMASNAITKIHSRRFREYCNQVLNKEIDESVTLLLQELVRFQERVYQKDPTKAKSKRRLVMGLREVTKHMRLNKIKCVIISPNCEKIQSKGGLDEALYNVIAMAREQEIPFVFALGRKALGRCVNKIVSVSVVGIFNYSGAEGLFNRLVSLTEEARKAYKDMVSALEQEQAEEAVKNAKKVTYQMGHSRNHSAASAISFNSAISEPISEVNEKEYETNWRNMVETSDAPEPAEAVPSRPVPSTATEAPPAAPSIAPPKSTPSQPRTTPVPQAATERDEVRVDDRLELASQQSTETGSLDGSCRGPLNSSITSTTSTLVPGMLEEAEEEEEEEEEDTPEPISVEVPTLSSRIESWVSKTLENLQLGKSQESTEEEEEEEEEEEDDDDEEEERGQSDEEGDFDSAKITDTVIKSKEQEEANKVTA, encoded by the exons ATGGATGCCAGTGACAAtaag GATGTGAAACTTTCAGCTGAAGTGGAGCCGTTCATCCCACAGAAGAAAGGAGTGGAAGGGTCCTTGGTTAGCATGAGTCTCTCTGGAgaggcaggaggtggaggaggtatGGGAGGTGTCAACGGAGGGGTGGAAACCACTCCCATACCGAGCTACCTCATCACATGCTACCCTTTTGTCCAGGAGAACCAACCCAACAG GCAACATCCCGTGTATAATGGAGGGGAGCTTCGCTGGCAGCAGCCCAACCCCAGCCCTGGTGGTTCATACCTGGCCTACCCGATCTTGTCTTCCCCTCAGCCTCCTGTCTCCAACGACTATGCTTACTACCAGATTATGCCTACTCCATGCCCGTCTGTGATGGGCTTCTACCAGCCCTTCCCTGGCACCTATGCAGGTCCTGTTCAAACCGGAGTGGTCAGCCCTGCCTCAGCAGATGTCGGCGAACGACCGCTGCCTGTTTGTCCAGCCTATGTGATGGCTAGTCAGAGGGGGAGAGGCATGGTCCGGCCTCATGTTGTCTCAGAGGTACAGCAA TTTGGTCTGTGCCAGCCTCCAAGGGCTCGCCGACCTCCAACTAGGAGTGTCGCTGTGCAAAAAGAGGTGTGCGCCTATGGACCTGATGGAAGAACCAAGACAGTCATGCTGATTGATGCAGCACAACAGACTG ATTTTCCGGGCGCGGTGTCGGGGAGGGCTGCTGCTGAGCGTTCGAGTCCCCTCCTGTGGAAGAACCGGACAAAGAGAAGACGGGCTTCCCATCCAGGTGAACTCTGCAATGAGCAGGGCACCTGTGAGGCAGATATAGACAGCGACAGTGGTTACTGCAGCCCCAAACACAACCAGGCCACAGCGGGAACGCAACGACCAGCAGAGTGCACAGCAGCACCTACA GGCGTCGAGGCTGGTGTCATGACTG CAGGTACCTGGGTAAATGTAGCCTCTCAGGCTACCCCATCCTGGGGCGACAGGAACAGTCAGGTTCACAGAGCAGATCAGAGGACCCCTGAACAGAGAGCCTTCTCACAG GATTTCCATGGCGGCTACTCAGGGCGTGTTCCCCCCATCCAGTCAGAACCAAAACCACAGCCAGCAGTGGCTGCCCCAGAGCCCCTTTACTTTGAG GATGAGGATGAGTTCCCAGATCTGGTTACTGGAGGCGCCGCCCAACGCAACATCAAACCAGAATCTACTCAAGgccagacaaacacacaagctaAACTGTCCAAATCCCTT CTGGATAACCTACCAGAAAACTCCCCTATTAACATTGTGCAGACACCCATCCCCATCACCACCTCCGTTCCCAAGAGGGCCAAGAGTCAGAGGAAGAAGGCTCTGGCTGCAGCCGTGGCCACGGCACAGGAGTACTCAGAGATCAGCATGGTACAGAAGAAATTACAG GAAACAATCACCAAGGCGGCAGGAAAGAAGAGTAAAACCTTGGTTGAGATGGACTTGGGAGACATGCTGGCAGCTTTCGAGAAGCACCAGCAAGCGATGAAGGCCCGGCAACTCACCAATACCAAGCCGTTGTCGTTTGCAG tTGGAACCGCTCCAATCCACTATCCTGGCTCCAACATTCCGTCTATGTTTAAGGGTCACCAGTCATGCCCGGCTCAACATAATTCCCTTGACTCCACTGCGCCACGTATTAAGAGGGGGAAGGAGCGAGAGATCCCCAAAGTCAAACGACCAACTGCTCTCAAGAAG ATAATTTTGAAGGAACGTGAAGGGAAGAAGGGGAAGGCGAGTGCCGAACAAGAGTCCTCTGGCCAGGAGGAGACCGAGGACGAGTCTCTACATATTACTGATGACCTTGCGCGAGAGCCTGCCTCCCAAGAGG ACAATGGTCTGAGTGTACCCAGTGATGCTTCCCTCTCACCAGCCAGTCAGAACTCTCCATACAGCATCACCCCAGTATCCCAGGGCTCTCCTGCTAGTTCTGGGATTGGAAGTCCCATGGCTTCAAACGCCATCACCAAGATCCACAGCCGCCGTTTCAGAGA ATACTGTAACCAAGTACTGAATAAGGAGATAGACGAGAGTGTGACTCTACTTTTGCAAGAACTGGTACGATTTCAGGAGCGGGTCTACCAGAAGGATCCTACGAAGGCCAAATCAAAACGCCGTCTGGTCATGGGTCTCAGAGAGGTCACCAAGCATATGAGGCTGAATAAGATCAAGTGTGTCATCATCTCTCCCAACTGTGAGAAGATACAGTCCAAAG GTGGCTTGGATGAAGCTCTATACAACGTGATTGCCATGGCTCGGGAGCAGGAGATCCCGTTTGTGTTTGCCTTGGGAAGGAAAGCTCTTGGACGTTGTGTCAACAAAATAGTGTCTGTTAGCGTGGTTGGCATTTTCAACTATTCTGGAGCTGAG GGTCTCTTCAATCGATTGGTATCTCTGACAGAAGAGGCCAGGAAGGCCTACAAGGACATGGTGTCAgctctggagcaggagcaggccGAGGAGGCAGTAAAAAATGCCAAGAAAGTTACATACCAAATGGGCCATTCCCGCAACCATTCTGCTGCCTCCGCCATCTCCTTCAACTCCGCCATCTCTGAGCCCATCTCAGAGGTCAATGAGAAAGAGTATG AGACCAACTGGAGGAATATGGTGGAGACTTCAGATGCCCCTGAACCTGCAGAAGCTGTGCCCAGCCGCCCTGTACCTTCAACAGCCACCGAGGCTCCTCCAGCCGCCCCCAGCATCGCCCCTCCTAAATCCACCCCCTCCCAGCCCAGGACAACACCTGTGCCGCAGGCTGCCACTGAGAGAGACGAGGTCCGTGTCGATGACCGGCTGGAGCTGGCCTCTCAGCAGAGCACGGAGACGGGCTCATTAGATGGAAGCTGCAGGGGCCCGCTCaactcctccatcacctccaccACGTCCACCCTCGTCCCTGGGATGCTGGAGGAGgcggaagaagaggaagaggaagaggaggaggacactccCGAACCTATTTCCGTTGAGGTGCCCACCCTCAGCAGCCGTATAGAATCCTGGGTGTCAAAGACCCTGGAAAACCTGCAGCTTGGAAAGAGCCAGGAAagtacagaggaggaggaggaggaggaagaggaggaagaagatgatgatgatgaagaagaagagagaggacaaagtgaTGAAGAGGGGGACTTTGATTCAGCAAAAATCACGGATACGGTGATTAAGAGTAAAGAACAAGAAGAGGCTAATAAAGTCACTGCTTGA
- the cops2 gene encoding COP9 signalosome complex subunit 2: protein MSDMEDDFMCDDEEDYDLEYSEDSNSEPNVDLENQYYNSKALKEDDPKAALSSFQKVLDLEGEKGEWGFKALKQMIKINFKLTNFPEMMNRYKQLLTYIRSAVTRNYSEKSINSILDYISTSKQMDLLQEFYETTLDALKDAKNDRLWFKTNTKLGKLYLEREEYGKLQKILRQLHQSCQTDDGEDDLKKGTQLLEIYALEIQMYTAQKNNKKLKALYEQSLHIKSAIPHPLIMGVIRECGGKMHLREGEFEKAHTDFFEAFKNYDESGSPRRTTCLKYLVLANMLMKSGINPFDSQEAKPYKNDPEILAMTNLVSAYQNNDITEFEKILKTNHSNIMDDPFIREHIEELLRNIRTQVLIKLIKPYTRIHIPFISKELNIDVCDVESLLVQCILDNTIHGRIDQVNQLLELDYQKRGGARYTALDKWTNQLNTLNQAIVSKLT, encoded by the exons ATGTCTGATATGGAGGACGACTTCATGTGCGACGACGAGGAAGATTACGACTTG GAATACTCAGAGGACAGCAACTCTGAGCCGAACGTGGACCTGGAGAACCAGTACTACAACTCGAAAGCTTTGAAGGAGGACGATCCAAAAGCAGCTCTCAGCAGTTTCCAGAAG GTGTTGGATCtagaaggagagaaaggagaatggGGATTCAAAGCACTGAAACAGATGATCAAAATCAACTTCAAGTTG ACCAATTTCCCAGAGATGATGAACAGGTACAAGCAGCTTCTTACTTACATCAGAAGTGCTGTCACAAGGAATTACTCTGAGAAGTCCATCAACTCCattctggactacatctctacCTCCAAACAG ATGGACTTGCTACAGGAGTTCTATGAAACCACATTGGATGCTTTGAAAGATGCAAAAAATGACAGACTGTGGTTTAAAACTAACACCAAG TTGGGGAAGCTGTATTTGGAGAGAGAAGAGTATGGGAAACTGCAAAAGATCCTTCGGCAACTTCACCAGTCCTGTCAG ACAGATGATGGCGAGGATGACCTGAAGAAGGGCACACAGCTGTTGGAGATCTATGCTTTAGAGATCCAGATGTACAcggcacaaaaaaacaacaaaaagttaaAAGCCCTGTATGAGCAATCGCTTCATATTAAGTCGGCCATTCCTCACCCACTCATAATGGGAGTTATCAGAG AGTGTGGAGGTAAGATGCATTTAAGGGAGGGTGAGTTTGAGAAAGCTCACACAGACTTCTTTGAGGCCTTCAAAAACTATGATGAGTCTGGAAGCCCAAGAAGGACGACATGCCTCAAGTACTTGGTCCTAGCCAACATGCTGATGAAGTCAGGAATTAATCCTTTTGACTCTCAAGAG GCCAAACCATACAAAAATGACCCGGAGATTCTAGCAATGACAAATTTAGTAAG CGCCTACCAGAACAATGACATCACCGAATTTGAGAAaattttgaaaacaaatcacAGTAACATAATGGATGACCCCTTCATTAGGGAGCACATAGAGG AGCTGCTGAGGAACATTAGAACACAAGTACTTATCAAACTCATCAAACCTTATACTAGAATACACATCCCTTTCATTTCTAAG GAGCTGAACATTGATGTGTGTGATGTGGAGAGTTTGCTGGTTCAGTGCATCTTGGATAA CACGATTCATGGCCGAATCGACCAAGTCAACCAGCTTCTAGAACTGGACTACCAGAAGAGAGGAGGGGCTCGCTACACAGCTTTAGACAAATGGACAAATCAGCTGAACACGCTCAACCAAGCCATCGTTAGCAAACTCACATGA